The Moorena producens PAL-8-15-08-1 genomic interval GCAAGCCGTGGGCGATGTCCACAAGTCAAAGAACCTTTGACTGCCTTAGTCCCTTCTACGCCCACCATTGCCAGTGATGGTCAAATTCCATTGACCGTAGGTCACGCTACGCGAACAGAATCAGTTTTCGGCTTAACCGTTGTTTCTCATCCCACCTTCTGGTTTTATGTTCCCTATGCCCTGACACCGGACTTGCCTTTGGAGTTTGTGCTACAAGATGAAAACTATAACGAAATCTACTGGACTAAATTTGTGGCCTCATCGTCCTCACCAAGTGTAGTAGGCATCGAACTTCCATCAACAGTCACCTCCCTTGAGGTTGGTAAACAGTATCGTTGGTACTTTGTGGTTAAATGTGAGCGACTGGGGTCTCCTGTAGTGACAGGCTGGGTAAAACGGATGGCACTCAACCCATCCCTCAAAAATCAGTTAGACCAAGCGACATTAGAACAGAAAGCGATTATCTATGCCAGATCAGGGATCTGGTATGATACCCTTAACGCTCTAGCTAAGCTACGTCAGCAAAATTCTAGCAATGATCTGCTGATCAAGGATTGGGTGAAATTATTGCAGTCTGTTGACTTAGATGGGATAGCCCTTGCACCCCTTCTGGAATTTTAAGATCAAGTCGCTCTAATTCCATTACCACCAACAGAGTGGGTCATTTACCGGTATTGGTCATTGGTCGAGCCTCCTGTGTATTTTAAGGATGCAAGCATCCAAGCTTTATTTCAGTTCCGGATGAGTTGTACTTTCTTCGGAAACTCCCATGTGATTAATAGTAGCGAGTAGCTGGTAAAGACGGCTAACATCTCGTCGATTGAAGTGGAAAACCAGACGGGGAAGTTCAGCCGTTTCATCAGGTAGTTCTTCTGGTAAAACCTGACTTTTCTCAATCCTTCCCTGAACCAAGATATCGCTAAAATCCTGATTTAGCTGTTCAACCTCAGCCTCTGACAAATCAGATTTGAGGCGAATAACGAATTGATCTCTGACATAGCGGCTAGAGTGATAAACCCGGTAAAACCGATTAATTGTTTCGTAAGCCACATCTAAGTTATCTGTGATGGTATAGAGACTAGAATCTGAGGGCCTGATCAAACCCCGTTGCATGAGGTGCTTTTGAATATAAGCATCCCAATCTTTCCAGTAGGTGCCACCAGGTTTATCAATTAGTACTAAAGGAGTTGGTTCTAATCGTCCTGTCTGACAAAGGGTTAAAGACTCAAAGGCTTCATCCTGAGTACCAAAGCCACCAGGAAATAAGGTAAGCGCATCCGTTTCCTTGATAAAAAATAGCTTGCGAGTGAAAAAATACTTGAATTCAATCAGCTTGGGATCCCCTGCGATAAAGGAATTTGCTTCTTTCTCAAATGGTAGTTGAATATTCAGACCAAACGAATGCTTAGAGCCAGCACCTTTGTTTCCTGCCTCCATAATGCCACCACCAGCACCAGTCATAACCATAAATCCCTGCTTGGTTAAATGATGAGCAAATTCAGCTGCCAGCTGATATTCAGGAGTATTTGGAGCAAGGCGTGATGAACCGAAAATGGTAACTTTCCGGACATGACGATAGGGATAAAAAACTTGAAATGCCCGCTCCATATCTTCTAGAGAAGCGGTGATTATTTTCCAGTCCAGACGGTCAATTTCTTCCCCAGTTAGTCGCACTAGCACTGCGAGAGACCGTTTGATCCATTTACGATTTTCCAGATTAGGTAGCTGGTCAATCAGTGTTACTAAATCAGTTGACAGTGACTTGAAGCCATCCACAGAAGGAGATAGAGTCATATCGTATCCAGTTGACTACTTATCATTAAAGGTTTTTCGTCAATTGAAAATTGAAAATTGAAAATTGTCAATAGTCAAGGATAAATTAGCAATTAACAATTAACCAATTAACAATTAACCAATTAACGATTTACCTGAATACGAAGTGATTAAGCAGACTCGATATTAGTCCACAGACTTATCACGAACGCCTTTAACAATCCGAGAGAGTTCGCTTTTTTCATCGAGGGGAATACGAGTGGGAGAACCACTGATAATTCGTTCATAATTGCGGAAGGAATCCTTAATTTCTGGTCCATCCTTACTGATAGTGTACTCTCGGATCCCTGTATCATGCCAAGATCCACGCATCTTAAAGACATTGATAGCACGGGACATTTCACCACGAATTTCCACATACTGTAGCATTATAATTGTGTCAGTAATTGTGGAAATATGGGAATCGGTAATGGAGTGAGCTCCCATAAATTTATCTGTGGTATTGGTAAAAAAGCCAGTTATTTCTTCTTGCTTGGCATAGCCCGTGACACCAATCACAAACTGCCGAAAGGCATTGTTGCTCACTCCCCGTGCTAAAGCAGAAAGAGAGTCGATGGCAATGCGAGAGGGTTTAAATTCAGCAATTTCTGTTTTAATCCGTTGTAAGTGGTCTTCTAACCCCGCTGATTCTGGATAAGAACAAAGAATTTTTAATAAACCCTTTTGTTCCATTTCCTCAAAATTAATGCCCCAAGACGATGCATTACGAGATAGCTGAGCCCGAGATTCCTCGTAAGCAAACAGAATGGCGCGATCACCTTGTATGCAAGCATTTTCGATAAACTTGCTCACTAACAAGGTTTTGCCAGTACCTGTGGCACCCGTTGCCAGGATAATGGAATCCTTGAAGAAACCACCACCACACATAACATCAAGAGTGTTAATTCCGGAAGAGACTCTGGCCATGGAAGACCGTTGAGTCAGTCGCATTGCTCCTAAGGGGAAGATGTTGATCCCTTGATCCGTAATCGTAAAGGGGTATTCTCCTTTCATATGGGTGGTACCCCGCAGCTTGAGAATTTCTATAGTGCGGCGTCGGCGTTCCCCTTCCAAGACATTACGGACAATAACCACATTATCCGAGACAAACTCTTCCACCCCGAATCTAGCTACTGGTCCATACTCTTCAACTCGCTCTGTGGTCATAATGGTGGTTACGCCAATGTTTTTCAGGCGTGCCACTAGGCGAAAAATTTCTCGACGTACTACCGAAGCAGCATCGTACTGCTGAAAGATGGCAGTGATTGAGTCAATGGAAACTCGCGTGGCTTTGTATTTGTGAATGGCGTACTGAATACGCTCGATCAGAGCAGACAGGTCGAAGTTGCCGACAATGTCCTGTCCTTCTGGATCTGGGGAAGCATCCAGAATAAATAGCTTGCCTTCATTAACTAGTTTATTTAGCTCCCAACCAAAGCTCGATGCATTTTTGGTGATATCTGTGGGTGATTCTTCAAATGTAACAAACACACCAGCTTCATCAAAATTGCTAATGCCGTTGTAGAGAAATTGAACAGCTAATAGAGTTTTTCCCGTGCCAGACGTTCCACTGACCAGGGTGGTTCTACCAGATGGTAAACCCCCATGAGAGATCTCATCAAAGCCTTCGATCATTGTCCGTATTTTCTGGACACCGACCGTTGTTACTGAATTTTGATATTGTTCATTTTGATTCAATTGATTCATATTGGTCGTAAGTAAATGTTCTTAATCAAAAAAAAAAGAAAGTTTAATGGTGTTGCTGACTTGCTAAATCTTCACGCTTTAATCTAAAATGGTATAATCTATTTAGAAATCTAAATCTCCGTCACGGAGTTCTTCATAGAGCAAATCTAAGCCGATCAGGACTTTTTCCCGATCCGAGAGGTCCCCAATGATTTTTCGCACAGGAGGCGGTAAAACTTTTGCCAAGGTTGGTGTTGCCAAAATTTTATCTTCCTCAGCTAGTTGGGGGCTCTTAAGAACATCAATTACTTTGAGAGCGTAAACCCCTTGGAATTCCTGTTCGAGAATAGTTTTCAGTGTTCTCAAAGCCCTGACGGAGTTGGGGGTGTTCCCAGCTACATAAAGCTTGAGAACATAGGTTTTTTTATAGGAACTCATAGGCTCGTAAGTTTAGGAGAAGATGGGTTAAAGGTCAATACAAGGGATCAAGGAACTCAAGGAAACGGTTTTTTAGGAGAGCCTCCCATCAAGCTTACTACTCAATGTTGATCCGATTATGCTGATCTTACAGTTCTCTGGGGATGGAGCGGCGATACATTTCACCTAAATGAGCAATCACGTCGATTAACGTCAGGCGATAATCAAGCAGTATATCCTCTCTACGGCCTTCCAGCTGCAACTGTTTGGAAAATTCATCCATCAGTTCCATATGAATTTCTACAATCTTAGATATAGAAATATCCGCAAAAAACACTTGTTCTACAAAATGATCGATGTCTTGGTTTAGAGTATCTCCCGGAGCAAAGTACTGTAGAACAATTTGACGATACTCTGATTTCAAGTGTTCTAACAGCTCCTCCCTGTCCTTGAGAGATAGATTACGGAAAAAAAACTGAGGATTTCTCTTGTAGTACACACCAAGGTATCCGAGTCTTTCCCTGAGCTTTTCAGCTAACCGGTGCTGCTGCTTACTCAAGAAACTGTAATTAGCTACTGCGAGGGTAGGATAAACCGGGTCATCTGACCTGGGTAAGTTACAGGCGGGAGCTAGGGACAAAAACCCGGTGATCGCCTGTTGGATGAAATTGCCAATCTCAGGTAATTGGTGAATACTAAGTTCCACTTCTGCCGGATGGAACAGATGATCCCTGGATCTGGTGGTGAATTTATGGGTCGTCTGGTTATAAGCTAGCTGTTGATTGCTGTCAACCCTAGAGGGGATTTCTGGGGAGTCCGACCGCAAAAATACTGCAGGTAAGGTGGTTCCTTGCAGGTGCAAGTAGTTGATCACCTTGGGAAGTGTGTCGGTATCCTGCAATACCAAACAATCAAGATCCTGTTTATGTTGCTCAACCACCTCGAAAAATTCAGATTCTGAACTAGTAGAGTGTATGATATAATGCTCGCTACCCAAAACCTGACAAAGGGATTGAGCTAGGGAATCAGAACTGATCAGGGTACATATGGTTAGTTGGGAAAGCAACACAACAGGTCTGGAATAAAAAACTGGTTACTCTTACTATATAAGAGTACTTAAACCAGTAATATCTTAACATTTTTTTTAACAATTTCCTTAATATAAATTAAAGTAAATTGAAACAGTCTGATAATTGTAATTAATTTTGATTTCGCGCCTCACTATATCCCCAGTGTTGAGCAGTATATTGAAAAGTACTTGCTCTTCAAGCATTAGGGGATCGTCTAGTCCTGTTGGGCTTGAGTTAATTCCTTTGTTGCTACTTTAGGAGGATGTGTTGCTACTGTAGCGCTCAACCGCTGTTGAAGCTAGATTGGTTATGTCCATGCCTACTCCCAGTATCCAAAAATTTGCCCAGCTAGTTCCTGTTTGTCAAAGGAGCTCTGAGTTGGCTACTCTGCTAGATATTTTTAATGGTTCAAGGCATGACTCGATTGTGGTAGTCAGCGAACACCAATATCCTGTGGGAGTAGTGAACCTAAAGCAGATCATGCCTCACCTGCTCTCCTTAGCTAAGGTATGTAGCTCAGGAACAACAATGACAACTGGTTTTCTTCACAAACCACTATCTTGGGTAGAGCCAAACATCATTGAACCCATAACCATCCTACCAGGTAAGCTGAGTCTAAACCAATTCTGGTACTACCTACAAGACAATGGAAGTAGGGAGGGGGGGTTAGGGGAGTTGGGCAGCAACTGGGATAGAGAATTTAACCAATTCCCCATCCGAGATCAGGAACAGTGGGCATTAGTAGATGGGGACCAGAAATTTATCGGACTCCTTAACAGTTGGCTGCTGTTAAAATCATTAGCATCCACATTCACCCAACAACGTTCTGAATCGATAGTAAAGCGTACTCAACCCAAGGGACTGAACCCTAATCCCCTCAGGACTCACCACCCAGACTATCGATTAACAGCCAAGAGTTCTTGGGTCAATTCCCTAGGATTATCATCTCGAATCAACTCAGGACTGAAAACTCAGGAGGAAGCCGTCACTAAAACTCCCCAGTTCAAGGGCATTAAGCCATTAGTCCAACTGTTAGAACAACTGCCATTACCCCTAAGCATACAAACCTCGACGGGAAAAGTTTTAGCCGAGAATCTGACCTGGCGTGAGCAGATTGAGAAATCATCCGAAGGGAATCTGGCACATGCTAGCACCACAGGAACTAAAAATACTACCTCTGCCCAGAAAAACCCTGGAGCTAGGGAAAAGATACCCTACCGTTCTTCTTACAATCGTCTGTTATCTAATGATGATGTACCGAGGGCAGTCAGTAAGGAAGGTTTGAACCAATCGATGGAACAGTCAATGGACTCGATAGACTTCAACTCGGGTCAGCCTGATACCCAGAAGTCCCCAACCTTCCATCACAAATCTGCTCCGACCTCTCCAGGACAATGGCCATTATCTGTGGGGAATGTTTGTGACCAGGGAGACAAAACCTCTCAACAAGCTGCTGTTGGGCAATACTGTGCTCTTGATACTCCCTATCAAGCAGCAACAACTATTCATGAGCGCGTGCTACTGTTTTCACAAGCAGTGAAGAAAACCGGGGCAAACCATACCCGGTGCCGGGAAACCGCTGCACCAACTGACTTAACTCTTTCAAACAGCCAGGAGCAGGTATTCTCGTTTGTCAAAATTCCTCTGTCACCTTCTGTCGCTGCCCTTTGGGAGGGAGGACTAGAAACTGGCAGTGAGCCTACGGTCGCTTTTGACTATTCGAGATCTCCAATCTCTAGGTCTGATTCACCCAACTCTCAATTATACCTAGTCTTGGCTCAAGATACCACAGAGCAACGACTTTTTGCCCAAGAACTGGCAGCAAAAAATGCTGATTTAGTGCAACTCAACCGACTCAAAGATGAGTTTTTAGCTTGTATTAGCCATGAACTGAAAACACCGATAACTGCGATTTTGGGTTTGTCAACTTTGTTGAAAGACCAAGCCCTAGGGGAACTCAATCAACGTCAATCCCGTTATGCGCAGTTAATTTATCAGAGTGGCCGTAAGCTAATGACCGTGGTCAACGATATTCTCGATTTGACCCGTATGGAGACTGGTCAACTGAAACTTACCCTCGAACCGGTGCCAATTCGGACTGTATGCGATCGCGCTTATGACCAAGCTCGCTCTGAGATAGACTCAAAACACTCGGAGGACAACAATCGAGATTATCCGACAAAATTCACCCTAGAGATTGAAGCAAGTTTAGAGATGCTGATTGCTGACGAGTTGCGTTTACGGCAAATGTTGGCCCATCTGTTTTCTAATGCCCTTAAGTTTACCGATGGCAGTGGTGAAATTGGTCTGAAGGTCAATTGGTGGCAAGGTTGGATTGCTTTCACGGTCTGGGACACTGGCATTGGTATTCCTGCCGATAAACAGCACTTGATCTTTCAGAAATTCCAACAGCTGGAAAAGCCTCTGACTCGTAGCTTTGAGGGGACTGGTCTGGGATTAGTCTTAACACAACATCTAGCTCACTTGCATGGTGGAGATGTCTCGTTTATTTCCAAGGCAGGGGTCGGTAGTCAGTTTACCCTACTCTTCCCCCCCTGTCCTCCCCACGCTTCATCTGATCAATTGGACAATTGGGATGAGCAACTATCAGAGATTGCCCCTACGGCAACGTCTCACCCCCCATCTTCGACGCCCAACCGTTTAGTATTAATTGTGGAAGCTGTACCTCTTTACCTGGAAGGATTGACGGAACAGCTCAAGAGTTTAGGCTATTGGGTAGTGGTTGCCCGCTCTGGTACAGAAGCCATCGAAAAAGCCCGCCGTTTACAACCCTATGCTATCTTACTCAATCCCCTACTACCAAAACTTTCTGGTTGGGATGTCCTAACACTGCTAAAGTCGGATGCCCAAACTAATCACATCCCGGTTTTGGTCACAGCCACCCAGGCTGAAAAACAGCAGGCAACCCACAACAAAGCTGATGGTTTCTTAAGTTTGCCGGTACAAGAGGAAGCATTACGAGAAAACCTTTCTCGCCTGGCTAAAGACGAGAGTAATACCAGTAGTGTGCTAACGATTCTCTATCTCAATCCTGGTGATGGGCGAAAAGGCTATTATGTAGATTCCTACCAGAACTCTGACTCGTCTGCACTGACTGATGAGTTAACTTCACTATTGAGTCTAGAACACTTAGACCTGAATTATCGGGTACTCGAAGCCGATGATTTCGATCAAGCTGAGTTATTGAGTCGGGTTTGGAATCCAGATGTGATTCTATTAAATGGTGCTCGACTGATCAACCCTTTAATATACTTGAATCAGTTTTCATCATATCCTTCCTTGAGTACTTTACCACTAGTAACCCTGGATCACCAAACTACAGAAGCCGCTAATCAAGTAACTGGTCTTTCGGTCTATCCCTGTTTAGCACCAAATAATCAACAAAAGATGGCTGCCATACTGCAAGTCATTCAAGTGGCAGCTGGAATCAGTTGCAAGCCTACCATTTTAGTGATGGACACGGGGGAGCAGAGAACAAAGTTTAGGGGTAATCCGTTACAGGTTAACAGGTTGAACGTTGAATCGTCTCACTTATCCTACGGATTTTCTCTGGGAGGAAAATCATCAACATCTTGGCTACAGGCACTGATTCAATACTTACAAACTGCTGGTTATTCCAGCTTACTCGCCTGTTCTTGGGCAGAAGTATACCGTCAAATTCAGGGAAAAAGTGTGGACTTGCTGCTGATTCGATTAACAGATCTCACTAATCCTTTAGAACATTCCCAAGGATTGATAACTCTTGCTCAATTACCAGAGCGACCACCAATTCTGGTTTTGGATCATCGATTAGACGCTAAGCAGCATGATCCAGTAATCAAGAGTAGTAACAGTAGTAACTCCAATTCTCAGTTGGAGTTGCTGCTTAAGAAAATTGCTACTCAGATTGTACACTGGCATTCTCAGTCAATGACCCAGTTATTAAAGCAGATTAAGCAGGTCATGAACCCAACCCTTTAAAGGGGTGGCATGCACGTCGGTCATATTCTCTGACACCGTGATTATCCATCCAGTCTTCGAGACACTTGTTGCGAACAAAGCCAGCCGTGGGGATCATCTAGTCAATGATGGCAAACTGTTTTGTTAACCTCCCTCTTTTGCCTTCAAGTACAAACAAGAGCAATTCCTAACTATCTGATCAGGAGAGTTTACCATAAAGATGCCCTGGGCCCAATGTGTTGGTTGCTCGCAATTCATCCCACCGCAAATCAACGATTATGGCGTGAGCCTTCTTTCGAAATTCAAGCTAATATGGATAAGACAGCTCCTATCTACCCAAAGTTATTTTGATAACTATCACGTTTTCCTTAGCCTTTATAGTCAATAATAGTTAATATTTGTTGCTAATTAATAGCTTAAGGGTTAATTACTTTTAATAAAACTAATTACTTCAATTTTTGTTTAATAAAATTAACAATAATAAAACTCAAAATTGCAACGGCAAACCAAAAAACTATAAACGGTTGACAAAAGGATGATTAAATAGTAATAATTTTTCAAAAAATAAGTGCCAACAATAGTATGGCTTATGGTTAATGAATGGAGCGAGCGCTTGATAATCTGAGTTGCTCGAAAGTATTTACTTTAATTTAAATAGTTTTAAAGAGTAAGTAAGAGTAAGTAAGTTTTTTAAAGGAGGTAGACCATGAAACGTCTTGTGGTATGTTGTGATGGCACATGGCAAGAGTTATCAAGTACTTACCCAAGTAATGTGGTTAAGATTTCTCAGGCAGTTAAACCATTGGGTAGTGACGGAGTTTCACAAATCGTATTCTACGATGAGGGAATTGGCACAGAAGACTCTCTCAGGAGCAAGCTTTTCGGTGGGGCTTTTGGCAGAGGGATTGATACCAATATCCAGGATGCTTATCGCTTTCTTTGCCTGAACTACGCCCCTGGTGATGAAATCTACCTGTTCGGTTTCAGTCGTGGGGCTTACACCGTGCGCAGTCTCGCTGGAATGATTTATAACTCAGGCTTGCTATCTCGGATTGAGATCGATAAAGCTCCGGAAGCCTACGAAATGTACCGCTCTCGGGATATCAAGCCTAATCACCAACAAATGGTAGCATTCCGCGAAAAATACGGAGAAAGTGTCCCCATTACCTTGCTTGGCTGCTGGGACACCGTTGGTTCCCTTGGTATCCCTAATTTATCTCCCTTTTTGCGGTTTGACAAAAGGGTTAACAAGAGGTACAGATTCCACGATACCTCTTTGAGTCCGATTATTGAGCATGGGTTGCACGCTGTATCCATTGATGAGCAGCGCAAAGTCTTTGACGTCACGCCCATGGACAAAAGCCACCTTTCCCAAACCCAGATTGTTCGTGAAGTATGGTTTCCAGGGGTTCACGGCTCCGTCGGTGGTGGCTCCCAGGAGCAGAGCGGTTTGTCCGACGGCGCACTGCAGTGGATGATCGAGTCAATCGGCAAGATCGGTCTTGGTCTTGAGTTTGACCCAAGCGCAATTCCCACTGGTATCAACCTTGACTATGAAATTGATTTCAACAATGATCTGGGTCTATTCAAGTTCACAGGGCGCAAGCTACGGGAGATTTCTGATAACTTTGATGACCTTCATGAGAGTGTAATAGAACGCTGGATGAGGCGGCCCGATTATCGACCGAGCAATCTGGCTCAAAAGCACGGCTCCAGACTAAATCAACTATTAGAACAGAAGCAACAGAAGTAGAATAATGATGTCAATTTTGGTTGCTTGACTAGTCAACAGCTAATAATTAGTAATTTGTTATTTGAAGAAAATTGTGAAGTATGAAGTATGAAATATGAAGTATGAAGTATGACGTGGGTCGTGTCACAACTGAAATTTCAATTTTTAATTTTAGAGTTATCAACAAAAACTTGTTTTGAAACCCGAATGAGTTTATAGGGACCAAGACTAGCTAAGGTAGCATATTGCTCAGGTTTTAGCTTGGCTTTCTTTAGCCTTTTATTCCTAGCTAACATCAAAACTGAGGGAGGTGAAGGCTGAGTCACTGCTATTTCTTTCATGTAATTTCGTGCTTTTTTGCCTTTGCTCATGTAGGTGACGGGTTGCTGGGTGTAAAAAACCACACTGGGTTTTTTGAAACCAATCATAATCAATTCTTCTGACGATTGCTTTTCTTGAACAGC includes:
- a CDS encoding circadian clock protein KaiA encodes the protein MLLSQLTICTLISSDSLAQSLCQVLGSEHYIIHSTSSESEFFEVVEQHKQDLDCLVLQDTDTLPKVINYLHLQGTTLPAVFLRSDSPEIPSRVDSNQQLAYNQTTHKFTTRSRDHLFHPAEVELSIHQLPEIGNFIQQAITGFLSLAPACNLPRSDDPVYPTLAVANYSFLSKQQHRLAEKLRERLGYLGVYYKRNPQFFFRNLSLKDREELLEHLKSEYRQIVLQYFAPGDTLNQDIDHFVEQVFFADISISKIVEIHMELMDEFSKQLQLEGRREDILLDYRLTLIDVIAHLGEMYRRSIPREL
- a CDS encoding hybrid sensor histidine kinase/response regulator codes for the protein MPTPSIQKFAQLVPVCQRSSELATLLDIFNGSRHDSIVVVSEHQYPVGVVNLKQIMPHLLSLAKVCSSGTTMTTGFLHKPLSWVEPNIIEPITILPGKLSLNQFWYYLQDNGSREGGLGELGSNWDREFNQFPIRDQEQWALVDGDQKFIGLLNSWLLLKSLASTFTQQRSESIVKRTQPKGLNPNPLRTHHPDYRLTAKSSWVNSLGLSSRINSGLKTQEEAVTKTPQFKGIKPLVQLLEQLPLPLSIQTSTGKVLAENLTWREQIEKSSEGNLAHASTTGTKNTTSAQKNPGAREKIPYRSSYNRLLSNDDVPRAVSKEGLNQSMEQSMDSIDFNSGQPDTQKSPTFHHKSAPTSPGQWPLSVGNVCDQGDKTSQQAAVGQYCALDTPYQAATTIHERVLLFSQAVKKTGANHTRCRETAAPTDLTLSNSQEQVFSFVKIPLSPSVAALWEGGLETGSEPTVAFDYSRSPISRSDSPNSQLYLVLAQDTTEQRLFAQELAAKNADLVQLNRLKDEFLACISHELKTPITAILGLSTLLKDQALGELNQRQSRYAQLIYQSGRKLMTVVNDILDLTRMETGQLKLTLEPVPIRTVCDRAYDQARSEIDSKHSEDNNRDYPTKFTLEIEASLEMLIADELRLRQMLAHLFSNALKFTDGSGEIGLKVNWWQGWIAFTVWDTGIGIPADKQHLIFQKFQQLEKPLTRSFEGTGLGLVLTQHLAHLHGGDVSFISKAGVGSQFTLLFPPCPPHASSDQLDNWDEQLSEIAPTATSHPPSSTPNRLVLIVEAVPLYLEGLTEQLKSLGYWVVVARSGTEAIEKARRLQPYAILLNPLLPKLSGWDVLTLLKSDAQTNHIPVLVTATQAEKQQATHNKADGFLSLPVQEEALRENLSRLAKDESNTSSVLTILYLNPGDGRKGYYVDSYQNSDSSALTDELTSLLSLEHLDLNYRVLEADDFDQAELLSRVWNPDVILLNGARLINPLIYLNQFSSYPSLSTLPLVTLDHQTTEAANQVTGLSVYPCLAPNNQQKMAAILQVIQVAAGISCKPTILVMDTGEQRTKFRGNPLQVNRLNVESSHLSYGFSLGGKSSTSWLQALIQYLQTAGYSSLLACSWAEVYRQIQGKSVDLLLIRLTDLTNPLEHSQGLITLAQLPERPPILVLDHRLDAKQHDPVIKSSNSSNSNSQLELLLKKIATQIVHWHSQSMTQLLKQIKQVMNPTL
- the kaiC gene encoding circadian clock protein KaiC, which produces MNQLNQNEQYQNSVTTVGVQKIRTMIEGFDEISHGGLPSGRTTLVSGTSGTGKTLLAVQFLYNGISNFDEAGVFVTFEESPTDITKNASSFGWELNKLVNEGKLFILDASPDPEGQDIVGNFDLSALIERIQYAIHKYKATRVSIDSITAIFQQYDAASVVRREIFRLVARLKNIGVTTIMTTERVEEYGPVARFGVEEFVSDNVVIVRNVLEGERRRRTIEILKLRGTTHMKGEYPFTITDQGINIFPLGAMRLTQRSSMARVSSGINTLDVMCGGGFFKDSIILATGATGTGKTLLVSKFIENACIQGDRAILFAYEESRAQLSRNASSWGINFEEMEQKGLLKILCSYPESAGLEDHLQRIKTEIAEFKPSRIAIDSLSALARGVSNNAFRQFVIGVTGYAKQEEITGFFTNTTDKFMGAHSITDSHISTITDTIIMLQYVEIRGEMSRAINVFKMRGSWHDTGIREYTISKDGPEIKDSFRNYERIISGSPTRIPLDEKSELSRIVKGVRDKSVD
- a CDS encoding DUF2235 domain-containing protein, yielding MKRLVVCCDGTWQELSSTYPSNVVKISQAVKPLGSDGVSQIVFYDEGIGTEDSLRSKLFGGAFGRGIDTNIQDAYRFLCLNYAPGDEIYLFGFSRGAYTVRSLAGMIYNSGLLSRIEIDKAPEAYEMYRSRDIKPNHQQMVAFREKYGESVPITLLGCWDTVGSLGIPNLSPFLRFDKRVNKRYRFHDTSLSPIIEHGLHAVSIDEQRKVFDVTPMDKSHLSQTQIVREVWFPGVHGSVGGGSQEQSGLSDGALQWMIESIGKIGLGLEFDPSAIPTGINLDYEIDFNNDLGLFKFTGRKLREISDNFDDLHESVIERWMRRPDYRPSNLAQKHGSRLNQLLEQKQQK
- the kaiB gene encoding circadian clock protein KaiB is translated as MSSYKKTYVLKLYVAGNTPNSVRALRTLKTILEQEFQGVYALKVIDVLKSPQLAEEDKILATPTLAKVLPPPVRKIIGDLSDREKVLIGLDLLYEELRDGDLDF
- a CDS encoding DUF928 domain-containing protein yields the protein MSKIKLPLAPPILGITLAIVSFSSCIALPRISTANPSNSRLDSDQRSPKAEVAHNHREQERITSRTVQPLGISLAWMPPDVPERGVPGKRKAAASRGRCPQVKEPLTALVPSTPTIASDGQIPLTVGHATRTESVFGLTVVSHPTFWFYVPYALTPDLPLEFVLQDENYNEIYWTKFVASSSSPSVVGIELPSTVTSLEVGKQYRWYFVVKCERLGSPVVTGWVKRMALNPSLKNQLDQATLEQKAIIYARSGIWYDTLNALAKLRQQNSSNDLLIKDWVKLLQSVDLDGIALAPLLEF
- a CDS encoding LOG family protein, which gives rise to MTLSPSVDGFKSLSTDLVTLIDQLPNLENRKWIKRSLAVLVRLTGEEIDRLDWKIITASLEDMERAFQVFYPYRHVRKVTIFGSSRLAPNTPEYQLAAEFAHHLTKQGFMVMTGAGGGIMEAGNKGAGSKHSFGLNIQLPFEKEANSFIAGDPKLIEFKYFFTRKLFFIKETDALTLFPGGFGTQDEAFESLTLCQTGRLEPTPLVLIDKPGGTYWKDWDAYIQKHLMQRGLIRPSDSSLYTITDNLDVAYETINRFYRVYHSSRYVRDQFVIRLKSDLSEAEVEQLNQDFSDILVQGRIEKSQVLPEELPDETAELPRLVFHFNRRDVSRLYQLLATINHMGVSEESTTHPELK